In one Bacillus sp. PK3_68 genomic region, the following are encoded:
- the qoxA gene encoding cytochrome aa3 quinol oxidase subunit II, which produces MKFKWVVLSVLFTIATVLAGCDNRLLVLDPKGPQAETQAKDILLSIGIMSIIVIVVFALLAFMLIKYRASKQPENYEPPHIEGNAIVEAICVGIPIIIVAFLSFVSVQSNYKVEAKPEGYGNKEPLVVYASSSNWKWHFSYPEEGIETVNYLYVPTDRPLEFKLYSYGPITSFWIPQLGGQKYAMSDMITTLHLAADVPGEYMGRNANFSGKGFAENTFDVKAMPQDEFDDWVKEVKETAKPLTEEKFNDLLEPGHLGKSTFTGTHLGFSPPPEHHHSSSDESEKSDEHSEHENMDDMDMSSEHEGMHH; this is translated from the coding sequence ATGAAATTCAAATGGGTCGTATTATCTGTACTTTTTACTATTGCTACTGTGCTTGCCGGTTGCGATAATCGATTACTGGTCTTAGACCCTAAAGGACCTCAAGCTGAAACACAAGCTAAAGACATTCTGTTATCGATTGGAATTATGTCGATCATTGTCATTGTTGTTTTCGCTCTATTAGCATTTATGTTAATCAAATATCGTGCTTCAAAACAACCTGAAAATTATGAGCCGCCTCACATTGAAGGGAATGCTATTGTTGAAGCCATTTGTGTAGGGATTCCGATTATAATCGTTGCGTTTCTCTCCTTCGTCTCTGTTCAAAGTAACTATAAAGTGGAGGCAAAGCCGGAAGGATACGGAAATAAAGAACCGTTAGTTGTTTATGCTTCCTCCTCTAACTGGAAGTGGCATTTCAGCTATCCGGAAGAAGGCATTGAGACAGTTAATTATCTGTATGTTCCTACAGACCGTCCGCTTGAATTTAAACTTTACTCTTACGGACCAATCACTAGCTTCTGGATTCCACAACTTGGAGGCCAAAAGTATGCAATGAGTGATATGATTACCACCTTGCACCTAGCGGCTGACGTGCCAGGAGAATATATGGGTCGAAATGCAAACTTCAGCGGTAAAGGCTTTGCTGAAAATACATTTGATGTCAAAGCCATGCCTCAAGATGAATTCGATGATTGGGTAAAAGAAGTAAAGGAAACAGCTAAGCCTCTTACAGAAGAAAAATTTAATGATTTACTAGAGCCGGGGCACCTTGGAAAATCTACTTTTACTGGCACTCACTTAGGTTTTTCACCGCCTCCTGAACATCACCATAGCTCCTCTGATGAATCTGAAAAATCGGATGAACATTCAGAGCATGAAAACATGGATGATATGGATATGTCTTCAGAGCATGAAGGCATGCACCACTAA
- the qoxC gene encoding cytochrome aa3 quinol oxidase subunit III: MKIDHSLPLEYSTEENRLKILGFWIFLGAEIMLFATLFAGYFTLANRTGNGPTGAEIFEITPVLIETFLLLTSSFTIGLGIHAMRLGKKKAMLTFFAVTLILGLGFLGVEIYDFVVYVHEGAALQTSAFTSMLLTTLGTHGAHVTLGFFWGLFIILQVRKRGLTPETANKSFIFSLYWHFLDVVWIFIFSFIYMKGMM, from the coding sequence ATGAAAATAGATCACTCGCTTCCTCTGGAATATAGTACAGAAGAAAATCGGTTGAAAATTTTAGGCTTTTGGATTTTCCTAGGTGCCGAAATCATGCTTTTTGCAACGCTTTTCGCTGGTTATTTTACATTAGCGAATCGCACAGGCAACGGTCCTACTGGAGCTGAGATTTTTGAAATCACTCCAGTATTGATTGAAACCTTCTTGCTTTTGACAAGTAGCTTTACCATTGGCCTTGGCATTCATGCGATGCGTCTTGGCAAGAAAAAAGCGATGTTAACATTTTTTGCTGTAACATTAATTTTAGGTCTAGGATTCCTAGGAGTCGAAATTTACGATTTTGTCGTATATGTACATGAAGGGGCAGCCTTACAAACTAGTGCATTTACCTCCATGTTATTAACAACACTGGGAACACACGGAGCGCACGTTACACTTGGGTTCTTCTGGGGATTATTTATCATCCTGCAAGTTAGAAAGCGCGGGTTAACGCCGGAAACAGCTAATAAATCTTTCATTTTCTCTCTTTACTGGCATTTTCTAGATGTAGTTTGGATTTTCATCTTCAGCTTCATCTACATGAAAGGAATGATGTAA
- the qoxD gene encoding cytochrome aa3 quinol oxidase subunit IV: MKELFPAKQVMGFVFSLILTAVALLVYFMDMSFASGMTVLLITAFVQAGLQLVVFMHAGETEDRASIYTNIYYGLIIALVTLFGTLLAMVWDM, encoded by the coding sequence ATGAAAGAATTATTCCCGGCAAAACAAGTAATGGGCTTTGTGTTTTCACTGATCTTGACGGCAGTGGCTCTCTTGGTTTACTTCATGGATATGTCATTTGCTAGCGGAATGACGGTTCTTCTTATCACAGCATTTGTTCAAGCAGGCCTTCAGCTCGTTGTATTCATGCATGCTGGCGAAACTGAGGATAGAGCCTCCATTTATACAAACATCTATTACGGATTAATCATCGCTCTTGTTACTTTATTTGGAACATTGCTAGCTATGGTTTGGGATATGTAA
- a CDS encoding small acid-soluble spore protein P encodes MGRNPSKTKENQSGQPKPLSGSHKVKNRNHSRQNKNSGHGM; translated from the coding sequence ATGGGCAGAAATCCTTCGAAAACAAAGGAGAACCAATCTGGACAGCCTAAGCCGCTCAGCGGATCACACAAAGTGAAAAACAGAAATCACTCTAGACAGAATAAAAACAGTGGGCATGGAATGTAA
- a CDS encoding response regulator transcription factor: protein MIRIVIAEDQRMLLGALGSLLSLEEDIEVVGKASNGEEAIALVQQMKPDICIMDIEMPGKSGLEAAEELQGFGCKVIILTTFARTGYFQRALKAKVSGYLLKDSPSEELASSIRSIMAGMRIYAPELMDDFYSEENPLTEREKEVLALVAEGKNTKEIADELLIKNGTVRNYISTIFDKLHVKNRIEAISHSKEKGWFK, encoded by the coding sequence ATGATTCGAATCGTCATCGCAGAGGACCAACGGATGCTGCTTGGAGCGTTAGGCTCCCTTCTTAGCCTTGAAGAGGACATAGAAGTAGTCGGTAAAGCATCAAATGGCGAAGAGGCGATTGCTCTTGTTCAACAAATGAAGCCGGACATATGTATTATGGATATTGAAATGCCAGGAAAAAGCGGGCTGGAAGCAGCTGAGGAATTGCAAGGATTCGGATGCAAAGTCATTATCTTAACGACATTCGCCCGTACCGGCTACTTTCAAAGGGCTTTAAAAGCCAAGGTCAGCGGCTATTTATTAAAAGACAGCCCGAGTGAAGAACTGGCCAGCTCCATCCGCAGCATCATGGCAGGAATGCGTATTTATGCACCGGAGTTAATGGATGATTTCTATAGTGAAGAAAACCCTTTAACTGAGCGTGAAAAAGAAGTGCTAGCGCTTGTGGCAGAAGGGAAAAACACAAAAGAAATTGCAGATGAGCTTCTTATCAAAAATGGCACAGTGAGAAATTATATTTCCACAATATTCGATAAGCTTCACGTGAAAAATCGGATTGAAGCCATTTCCCACTCGAAAGAAAAAGGCTGGTTTAAATAA